A stretch of Roseovarius sp. M141 DNA encodes these proteins:
- a CDS encoding WecB/TagA/CpsF family glycosyltransferase — protein MSLITRNGRTVRITHDTQEALFATLRERLRHRRGFRLATVNLDHMTRIGSDARFARAYDAMDIVVADGRPIVWLSRLAGRPAQLMPGSDLVVPLARLATDEGRPIAMIGSTEEALQGAEAYLRAEVPGLVVAYRLAPPMGFDPEGPAAEDALRDLEASGAGLCYLALGAPKQEMMAVRGAALAPSVGLACFGAGLDFLAGHQRRAPRWMRVLALEWLWRALEAPRRMVPRYARCFAILPGLAWRAWRAR, from the coding sequence ATGTCTCTGATTACACGCAACGGCCGCACGGTCCGTATTACGCACGACACCCAAGAGGCGCTGTTTGCCACGCTGCGCGAACGCCTGCGTCACAGGCGGGGCTTTCGGCTGGCCACGGTCAACCTTGATCATATGACTCGGATTGGCAGCGATGCGCGGTTTGCCCGCGCGTATGACGCGATGGATATCGTGGTCGCGGACGGGCGGCCGATTGTCTGGCTGTCCCGGCTGGCTGGCAGGCCCGCTCAGCTGATGCCCGGCTCGGATCTGGTCGTGCCGCTGGCGCGGCTGGCCACGGACGAGGGACGCCCCATCGCGATGATCGGCAGCACCGAGGAAGCGTTGCAGGGCGCCGAGGCGTATTTGCGCGCCGAGGTGCCGGGCTTGGTGGTGGCGTACCGGCTGGCGCCGCCCATGGGATTTGACCCCGAGGGGCCGGCTGCCGAAGACGCGCTGCGCGATTTGGAAGCGTCTGGCGCTGGCCTGTGCTATCTTGCGCTGGGCGCCCCCAAGCAGGAAATGATGGCCGTGCGCGGGGCGGCCCTGGCGCCCTCGGTCGGGCTGGCCTGCTTCGGCGCAGGCCTCGATTTTCTGGCAGGCCATCAGCGCCGCGCGCCCCGCTGGATGCGCGTGTTGGCGCTGGAATGGCTGTGGCGCGCGCTGGAGGCGCCGCGCCGGATGGTGCCGCGATATGCGCGCTGTTTCGCCATCCTGCCGGGACTGGCATGGCGCGCATGGCGGGCGCGGTAG